The sequence TGCCCTTCAAGTAGCGGCTCGGAAAGATCCAGCCGAAGAAGTGGTGAAGGGTCCCGAAGGGGCAAATCCAACCGCAGAACACCCGACCGAAGATCAACGTCAGCGCGAGAATGCCCAGCGACCACGCGAGCCCGCGGTACACGGTGTGGGTCGAGAGCAGCGTCATGGCCGCGACGAAGGGATCGGCCAAGAGATACGCCTCCACGGGCCAAGGGAGGCGGACGGCCTCACCGGCTTGCGCCGAGAAGGTGCCGCGGAAGGCCGTCTGGAACAGGAAGTAGAGGAACAAGGAGAGGAAGACGACTTGCGCGACGCGGCGCACCCACTTCAGCACGACGATCACGCGCCGGGCAGGAAGTCCCGACCCCGGTGGCTTGCGTTTCTTGGGACGGAAGCGCGACAGCCAGCTGGGCCCGCCGCGCTTTGGCTTGGCGGCCGGTGCGGCACTCGCGTGGGCCGGCGCAGCGCTCACTTGGACGGGCGCGGTGCTCGCGACAGCTGCCGCGCCGTTGCTCAGGTCGACGGACGCATGCACGGACCGAGCATCCAGCGGCCGAACCGGCCCCATGGCTTCGAGCCAGGGAATGGGGGTCGGCAATTCGCTTGCGGGCGGTCGAAGCTCAGCCATCGAACACTCCCTGCCGTCATACCTCGACGGGCGCGAGCTGCTGCCAGTTCATGTTGCCAATCCCGCGGTCGTGACCCAGCTTCAGGTACTTCACGTTCTCGGGCTTCTCGCCAATGAGCGTGGAGCCGTAGGCGTCGATGGCGACTTCGTCGAGCCCCGCCACGACCTGGTGCATGTCCTTTGCGTCATCCACGTTGCCCCCTTGGGGACCGTTGCGCATCAGTACGCGGGTGGCGTCCATCACCGTGAGGGTGGGGCGCATGAAGGTCGCCAGGTCTGCAATCGATACGTTGATGTTCTGGTGCAAGCGGTTGCGGCGACCACCCAGTAGGCCGTACCAGTTCTTCATCGCCGCGGTGAACTTGCTCAAGTTGTGGTGCTTCGCCACGGGGACATTGATGACCTTGTCTGCATTGACCAACGGCGTATACACCGGCCACAAGTCCAGTACGTCTCCCCGCATGCGCATCTCGCGGAAGCGATGCGCTGCGGGCAACACCACCGTTGCGCCAAGGGCGTAGGTGGCGCGCCAGATCCCCGAGCGTTGAAAGCACCGGTTCGGCTCGTTGCAGCTCGCGTCGGTCACCACGACTTCCTTGGCGCCCGCATCGAAGGCTAGGCGCACGACCTCCGCCACTACTGCGGGGTTGGTGTTGGCGGCGTGGACAGGCATGCGATCCCACCCGATGTTCGGCTTGATCGCGACGATGTCTCCGCGCGAGACGAACCGCTTCATGCCCCCAAGCGCCTCGATGGCCCTGCGGGTCAGCTCGGCCGCATCCTGACTGCTCTTGGCGATCGCGAGTTTCGGTTGGTCGTCCGCCGCTGAGCGAAAGTCGCGGACCTGCCGCTCGCCTTGTCCCTGGGCCAGCCCGAAGCCGCCAGC comes from Polyangiaceae bacterium and encodes:
- a CDS encoding DUF362 domain-containing protein, giving the protein MTDPSRREALQRILKTGAVLGGSALAARLAYDAGGFGLAQGQGERQVRDFRSAADDQPKLAIAKSSQDAAELTRRAIEALGGMKRFVSRGDIVAIKPNIGWDRMPVHAANTNPAVVAEVVRLAFDAGAKEVVVTDASCNEPNRCFQRSGIWRATYALGATVVLPAAHRFREMRMRGDVLDLWPVYTPLVNADKVINVPVAKHHNLSKFTAAMKNWYGLLGGRRNRLHQNINVSIADLATFMRPTLTVMDATRVLMRNGPQGGNVDDAKDMHQVVAGLDEVAIDAYGSTLIGEKPENVKYLKLGHDRGIGNMNWQQLAPVEV